The following proteins are encoded in a genomic region of Magnolia sinica isolate HGM2019 chromosome 1, MsV1, whole genome shotgun sequence:
- the LOC131218762 gene encoding alpha-terpineol synthase, chloroplastic-like — protein sequence MASHIRRAISNETVEPTIIRRNANYSPPTFDYDFVQSLMSDYSDDKCTRRIEQLTEKARCLLGEAIEPFARLELIDVLQRLGLAYLFESEIRESLDAMSNGKNDVKIEKDLNATAIRFRLLRQYGFEVSQDVFNSFMDDKHSFKACLSEDIKGILSLYEASHLGFTGEAVLDEAKVFTTKHLKQIKQTMDPYLAKQVQHALELPMRYMMPRLYTRWYIEEAYEKEKNMKPFLLELATLDYNRLQALYQCNIKEMSRWWRELGTMEKLPFTRDRVVECFLFALGVAFHPQYQYSRNEVTKVNQLITMIDDVYDLYGTLDEIKLFTDAVERWDTDAIEDLPEYMKICYMVLFNTINSLGYDTLRDQGVNIIPCLRKLWADICNAYLTEAKWYHSGYNPTFEEYLNNAWVSISGPIALAHGYFSMRLKVTDEVLECLENYHDLIRWSAMTLRLCDDWGTSTHEIARGDVLKVVESYMHESGVSEAVARKHVRGMIDETWKKLNKECVGHSPFPRPFINGAIGLAQVAECVYQFGDGFGCPHDGAKARGRVIALLVDPIPLKEI from the exons ATGGCCAGCCACATCAGACGTGCCATTTCAAATGAAACGGTGGAACCAACCATCATCCGCCGGAATGCAAATTACTCACCACCCACTTTCGATTATGATTTTGTGCAATCACTGATGAGCGATTACTCG GATGATAAGTGCACCAGGCGCATTGAGCAACTGACGGAAAAAGCAAGGTGTTTGCTTGGAGAAGCAATCGAACCCTTTGCTCGACTTGAGTTGATTGATGTCCTCCAACGTCTAGGGTTGGCTTATCTCTTTGAGTCAGAGATCAGGGAATCCCTTGATGCCATGTCCAATGGCAAAAACGACGTAAAGATAGAGAAAGATCTAAATGCTACCGCCATTCGCTTTAGGCTATTGAGACAATACGGGTTCGAGGTTTCACAAG ATGTGTTCAATAGCTTCATGGACGACAAGCATAGTTTCAAGGCATGCCTTAGCGAGGACATAAAGGGAATACTGAGCTTGTATGAAGCATCACACCTTGGATTTACAGGAGAAGCTGTTTTGGATGAGGCCAAAGTCTTCACAACCAAACATCTCAAGCAGATCAAACAGACAATGGACCCATACCTTGCCAAACAAGTGCAACATGCATTGGAACTTCCCATGCGTTACATGATGCCAAGGTTATATACGAGGTGGTACATAGAGGAGGCATACGAAAAAGAGAAGAACATGAAGCCTTTCCTACTTGAACTAGCAACGTTGGACTACAACAGGTTGCAAGCCTTGTATCAGTGCAACATTAAAGAAATGTCAAG GTGGTGGAGGGAATTAGGCACCATGGAGAAGCTGCCATTTACAAGAGACCGTGTGGTGGAATGTTTCTTGTTTGCTCTTGGAGTGGCCTTCCATCCACAGTACCAATACTCTAGGAATGAGGTCACAAAAGTCAATCAACTTATAACAATGATTGATGatgtttatgacctttatggaaCGTTGGATGAAATAAAGCTCTTCACTGATGCAGTTGAAAG ATGGGATACAGATGCAATTGAAGATCTTCCAGAGTATATGAAAATATGTTATATGGTTCTTTTCAACACTATAAATTCGCTGGGTTATGACACTTTAAGAGATCAAGGTGTGAATATCATACCATGCCTGAGGAAACTG TGGGCAGATATATGTAATGCGTACTTAACCGAAGCGAAGTGGTACCACAGTGGCTATAACCCGACGTTTGAGGAGTATCTGAACAATGCATGGGTGTCAATATCAGGGCCCATTGCATTGGCCCATGGGTATTTTTCCATGAGATTGAAGGTGACGGACGAAGTACTAGAATGCCTGGAGAACTATCATGATCTCATCCGTTGGTCTGCCATGACCCTCCGGCTTTGCGACGATTGGGGAACATCGACG CATGAAATAGCAAGAGGTGATGTTCTAAAGGTTGTGGAAAGTTACATGCATGAATCCGGTGTTTCTGAAGCAGTAGCTCGCAAACATGTTAGAGGTATGATTGATGAAACATGGAAGAAGCTGAATAAAGAATGCGTTGGTCATTCTCCATTCCCCCGACCTTTCATTAATGGTGCTATAGGTCTTGCACAAGTTGCTGAATGTGTGTACCAGTTTGGGGATGGGTTTGGCTGTCCACATGATGGGGCCAAGGCTCGGGGTAGGGTCATAGCTCTACTGGTTGACCCCATACCACTCAAGGAGATATAA